In Mus musculus strain C57BL/6J chromosome 9, GRCm38.p6 C57BL/6J, one genomic interval encodes:
- the Hyou1 gene encoding hypoxia up-regulated protein 1 isoform X1 yields MAATVRRQRPRRLLCWALVAVLLADLLALSDTLAVMSVDLGSESMKVAIVKPGVPMEIVLNKESRRKTPVTVTLKENERFLGDSAAGMAIKNPKATLRYFQHLLGKQADNPHVALYRSRFPEHELIVDPQRQTVRFQISPQLQFSPEEVLGMVLNYSRSLAEDFAEQPIKDAVITVPAFFNQAERRAVLQAARMAGLKVLQLINDNTATALSYGVFRRKDINSTAQNVMFYDMGSGSTVCTIVTYQTVKTKEAGMQPQLQIRGVGFDRTLGGLEMELRLREHLAKLFNEQRKGQKAKDVRENPRAMAKLLREANRLKTVLSANADHMAQIEGLMDDVDFKAKVTRVEFEELCADLFDRVPGPVQQALQSAEMSLDQIEQVILVGGATRVPKVQEVLLKAVGKEELGKNINADEAAAMGAVYQAAALSKAFKVKPFVVRDAVIYPILVEFTREVEEEPGLRSLKHNKRVLFSRMGPYPQRKVITFNRYSHDFNFHINYGDLGFLGPEDLRVFGSQNLTTVKLKGVGESFKKYPDYESKGIKAHFNLDESGVLSLDRVESVFETLVEDSPEEESTLTKLGNTISSLFGGGTSSDAKENGTDAVQEEEESPAEGSKDEPAEQGELKEEAEPPAEETSQPPPSEPKGDAAREGEKPDEKESGDKPEAQKPNEKGQAGPEGAAPAPEEDKKPKPARKQKMVEEIGVELAVLDLPDLPEDELARSVQKLEELTLRDLEKQEREKAANSLEAFIFETQDKLYQPEYQEVSTEEQREEISGKLSATSTWLEDEGFGATTVMLKDKLAELRKLCQGLFFRVEERRKWPERLSALDNLLNHSSIFLKGARLIPEMDQVFTEVEMTTLEKVINDTWAWKNATLAEQAKLPATEKPVLLSKDIEAKMMALDREVQYLLNKAKFTKPRPRPKDKNGTRAEPPLNASAGDQEEKVIPPAGQTEEAKPILEPDKEETGTEPADSEPLELGGPGAGPEQEEQSAGQKRPSKNDEL; encoded by the exons ATGGCAGCCACAGTAAGaaggcagaggccaaggaggcTACTCTGTTGGGccttggtggctgtcctcttggCAGACCTGTTGGCACTGAGCG ACACATTGGCTGTGATGTCTGTAGACCTGGGCAGTGAATCCATGAAGGTGGCCATTGTCAAGCCTGGAGTGCCCATGGAGATTGTATTGAACAA GGAATCTCGGAGGAAAACTCCAGTGACTGTGaccttgaaagaaaatgaaaggtttTTAGGTGATAGTGCAGCCGGCATG GCCATCAAGAACCCAAAGGCTACGCTCCGTTATTTCCAGCACCTCCTTGGAAAACAGGCGGATAACCCTCATGTGGCCCTTTACCGGTCCCGTTTCCCAGAACATGAGCTAATTGTTGACCCACAGAGGCAGACTGTGCGCTTCCAGATCAGTCC gCAGCTGCAGTTCTCTCCCGAGGAGGTACTGGGCATGGTTCTGAACTACTCCCGTTCCTTGGCTGAAGATTTTGCTG AACAACCCATTAAGGATGCAGTGATCACCGTGCCAGCCTTTTTCAACCAGGCTGAGCGCCGAGCTGTGCTGCAGGCTGCTCGGATGGCTGGCCTCAAGGTGCTGCAGCTCATCAATGACAACACTGCCACAGCCCTCAGCTACGGTGTCTTCCGCCGGAAAGATATCAATTCCACTGCACAG AACGTCATGTTCTATGACATGGGCTCGGGCAGCACTGTGTGCACCATCGTCACCTACCAGACAGTGAAGACTAAGGAGGCTGGGATGCAACCACAGCTGCAGATCCGGGGCGTGGG ATTTGACCGCACCCTGGGTGGCCTGGAGATGGAGCTTCGGCTTCGAGAACACCTGGCTAAGCTCTTCAATGAGCAGCGCAAGGGCCAGAAAGCCAAGGATGTTCGGGAAAACCCCCGGGCCATGGCCAAACTGCTTCGGGAAGCCAACCGGCTTAAAACCGTCCTGAGTGCCAACGCTGATCACATGGCACAG ATTGAGGGCTTGATGGATGATGTGGACTTCAAGGCCAAAGTAACTCGGGTGGAATTCGAGGAGCTGTGTGCAGATTTGTTTGACCGTGTGCCTGGACCTGTGCAGCAGGCCTTGCAGAGTGCAGAGATGAGCTTG GATCAAATTGAGCAGGTGATCCTGGTGGGCGGGGCCACTCGTGTTCCCAAAGTTCAAGAAGTGCTGCTCAAGGCCGTGGGCAA GGAGGAACTAGGAAAGAACATCAATGCGGACGAAGCTGCTGCCATGGGGGCTGTGTACCAGGCAGCGGCGCTCAGCAAGGCCTTCAAAGTGAAGCCATTTGTTGTGCGGGATGCTGTCATTTACCCAATCCTG GTGGAGTTCAcaagggaggtggaggaggagcctGGGCTCCGAAGCCTGAAACACAATAAGCGTGTGCTCTTCTCCCGAATGGGGCCCTACCCTCAGCGCAAAGTCATCACCTTTAACCGCTACAGCCATGATTTCAACTTCCACATCAACTACGGTGACCTGGGCTTCCTGGGGCCTGAGGATCTTCG GGTATTTGGCTCCCAGAATCTGACCACAGTAAAACTAAAAGGCGTGGGAGAGAGCTTCAAGAAATATCCCGACTATGAGTCCAAAGGCATCAAGGCCCACTTTAACCTGGATGAGAGTGGCGTGCTCAGTTTAGACAGG GTGGAGTCCGTATTTGAGACCCTGGTGGAGGATAGCCCAGAGGAAGAATCTACTCTTACCA AACTTGGCAACACCATATCCAGCCTGTTTGGAGGTGGTACCTCATCAGATGCCAAAGAGAATGGTACTGATGCTGTACAG gaggaagaggagagcccCGCTGAGGGGAGCAAGGATGAGCCTGCAGAGCAGGGGGAACTCAAGGAAGAAGCTGAACCCCCAGCAGAGGAGACCTCTCAGCCTCCACCCTCTGAGCCTAAGGGGGATGCAGCCCGTGAGGGAGAGAAACCTGATGAAAAAGAGAGTGGGGACAAGCCTGAGGCCCAG AAGCCCAATGAGAAGGGGCAAGCAGGGCCTGAGGGTGCTGCTCCAGCTCCTGAGGAGGACAAAAAGCCGAAACCTGCCCGGAAGCAGAAAATGGTGGAGGAGATAGGTGTGGAGCTGGCTGTCTTGGACCTGCCTGACTTGCCAGAGGATGAGCTGGCCCGTTCTGTGCAGAA ACTTGAAGAACTGACCCTGCGCGACCTAGAGaagcaggagagggagaaagcTGCCAACAGCTTGGAGGCTTTCATCTTTGAGACCCAG GACAAGCTGTACCAGCCTGAGTACCAGGAAGTGTCCACTGAGGAACAGCGGGAGGAGATCTCGGGGAAACTCAGCGCCACTTCTACCTGGCTGGAGGATGAGGGATTTGGAGCCACCACTGTG ATGCTGAAGGACAAGCTGGCTGAGCTGAGAAAGCTGTGCCAAGGGCTGTTTTTTCGGGTGGAAGAACGCAGGAAATGGCCAGAGCGGCTTTCAGCTCTGGATAATCTCCTCAACCATTCCAGCATTTTCCTCAA GGGTGCCCGGCTCATCCCGGAGATGGACCAGGTCTTCACTGAAGTGGAGATGACGACATTAGAGAAAGTCATCAATGACACCTGG GCCTGGAAGAATGCAACTCTGGCCGAACAAGCCAAGCTTCCTGCCACAGAGAAGCCTGTGCTGCTTTCAAAAGACATTGAGGCCAAAATGATGGCCCTGGACCGGGAGGTACAGTATCTACTCAATAAGGCCAAGTTTACCAAGCCACGGCCACGGCCCAAAGACAAGAATGGCACCCGGGCAGAACCTCCCCTCAATGCCAGTGCTGGTGACCAAGAGGAGAAGGTCATTCCACCTGCAG GCCAGACTGAAGAGGCGAAACCCATTTTAGAACCTGACAAAGAAGAGACTG GTACGGAACCAGCAGACTCGGAGCCTCTGGAATTAGGAGGTCCTGGAGCTG GACCTGaacaggaagagcagtcagcaggACAGAAGCGGCCTTCAAAGAACGATGAACTATAA
- the Hyou1 gene encoding hypoxia up-regulated protein 1 isoform X2 produces MAATVRRQRPRRLLCWALVAVLLADLLALSDTLAVMSVDLGSESMKVAIVKPGVPMEIVLNKESRRKTPVTVTLKENERFLGDSAAGMAIKNPKATLRYFQHLLGKQADNPHVALYRSRFPEHELIVDPQRQTVRFQISPQLQFSPEEVLGMVLNYSRSLAEDFAEQPIKDAVITVPAFFNQAERRAVLQAARMAGLKVLQLINDNTATALSYGVFRRKDINSTAQNVMFYDMGSGSTVCTIVTYQTVKTKEAGMQPQLQIRGVGFDRTLGGLEMELRLREHLAKLFNEQRKGQKAKDVRENPRAMAKLLREANRLKTVLSANADHMAQIEGLMDDVDFKAKVTRVEFEELCADLFDRVPGPVQQALQSAEMSLDQIEQVILVGGATRVPKVQEVLLKAVGKEELGKNINADEAAAMGAVYQAAALSKAFKVKPFVVRDAVIYPILVEFTREVEEEPGLRSLKHNKRVLFSRMGPYPQRKVITFNRYSHDFNFHINYGDLGFLGPEDLRVFGSQNLTTVKLKGVGESFKKYPDYESKGIKAHFNLDESGVLSLDRVESVFETLVEDSPEEESTLTKLGNTISSLFGGGTSSDAKENGTDAVQEEEESPAEGSKDEPAEQGELKEEAEPPAEETSQPPPSEPKGDAAREGEKPDEKESGDKPEAQPNEKGQAGPEGAAPAPEEDKKPKPARKQKMVEEIGVELAVLDLPDLPEDELARSVQKLEELTLRDLEKQEREKAANSLEAFIFETQDKLYQPEYQEVSTEEQREEISGKLSATSTWLEDEGFGATTVMLKDKLAELRKLCQGLFFRVEERRKWPERLSALDNLLNHSSIFLKGARLIPEMDQVFTEVEMTTLEKVINDTWAWKNATLAEQAKLPATEKPVLLSKDIEAKMMALDREVQYLLNKAKFTKPRPRPKDKNGTRAEPPLNASAGDQEEKVIPPAGQTEEAKPILEPDKEETGTEPADSEPLELGGPGAGPEQEEQSAGQKRPSKNDEL; encoded by the exons ATGGCAGCCACAGTAAGaaggcagaggccaaggaggcTACTCTGTTGGGccttggtggctgtcctcttggCAGACCTGTTGGCACTGAGCG ACACATTGGCTGTGATGTCTGTAGACCTGGGCAGTGAATCCATGAAGGTGGCCATTGTCAAGCCTGGAGTGCCCATGGAGATTGTATTGAACAA GGAATCTCGGAGGAAAACTCCAGTGACTGTGaccttgaaagaaaatgaaaggtttTTAGGTGATAGTGCAGCCGGCATG GCCATCAAGAACCCAAAGGCTACGCTCCGTTATTTCCAGCACCTCCTTGGAAAACAGGCGGATAACCCTCATGTGGCCCTTTACCGGTCCCGTTTCCCAGAACATGAGCTAATTGTTGACCCACAGAGGCAGACTGTGCGCTTCCAGATCAGTCC gCAGCTGCAGTTCTCTCCCGAGGAGGTACTGGGCATGGTTCTGAACTACTCCCGTTCCTTGGCTGAAGATTTTGCTG AACAACCCATTAAGGATGCAGTGATCACCGTGCCAGCCTTTTTCAACCAGGCTGAGCGCCGAGCTGTGCTGCAGGCTGCTCGGATGGCTGGCCTCAAGGTGCTGCAGCTCATCAATGACAACACTGCCACAGCCCTCAGCTACGGTGTCTTCCGCCGGAAAGATATCAATTCCACTGCACAG AACGTCATGTTCTATGACATGGGCTCGGGCAGCACTGTGTGCACCATCGTCACCTACCAGACAGTGAAGACTAAGGAGGCTGGGATGCAACCACAGCTGCAGATCCGGGGCGTGGG ATTTGACCGCACCCTGGGTGGCCTGGAGATGGAGCTTCGGCTTCGAGAACACCTGGCTAAGCTCTTCAATGAGCAGCGCAAGGGCCAGAAAGCCAAGGATGTTCGGGAAAACCCCCGGGCCATGGCCAAACTGCTTCGGGAAGCCAACCGGCTTAAAACCGTCCTGAGTGCCAACGCTGATCACATGGCACAG ATTGAGGGCTTGATGGATGATGTGGACTTCAAGGCCAAAGTAACTCGGGTGGAATTCGAGGAGCTGTGTGCAGATTTGTTTGACCGTGTGCCTGGACCTGTGCAGCAGGCCTTGCAGAGTGCAGAGATGAGCTTG GATCAAATTGAGCAGGTGATCCTGGTGGGCGGGGCCACTCGTGTTCCCAAAGTTCAAGAAGTGCTGCTCAAGGCCGTGGGCAA GGAGGAACTAGGAAAGAACATCAATGCGGACGAAGCTGCTGCCATGGGGGCTGTGTACCAGGCAGCGGCGCTCAGCAAGGCCTTCAAAGTGAAGCCATTTGTTGTGCGGGATGCTGTCATTTACCCAATCCTG GTGGAGTTCAcaagggaggtggaggaggagcctGGGCTCCGAAGCCTGAAACACAATAAGCGTGTGCTCTTCTCCCGAATGGGGCCCTACCCTCAGCGCAAAGTCATCACCTTTAACCGCTACAGCCATGATTTCAACTTCCACATCAACTACGGTGACCTGGGCTTCCTGGGGCCTGAGGATCTTCG GGTATTTGGCTCCCAGAATCTGACCACAGTAAAACTAAAAGGCGTGGGAGAGAGCTTCAAGAAATATCCCGACTATGAGTCCAAAGGCATCAAGGCCCACTTTAACCTGGATGAGAGTGGCGTGCTCAGTTTAGACAGG GTGGAGTCCGTATTTGAGACCCTGGTGGAGGATAGCCCAGAGGAAGAATCTACTCTTACCA AACTTGGCAACACCATATCCAGCCTGTTTGGAGGTGGTACCTCATCAGATGCCAAAGAGAATGGTACTGATGCTGTACAG gaggaagaggagagcccCGCTGAGGGGAGCAAGGATGAGCCTGCAGAGCAGGGGGAACTCAAGGAAGAAGCTGAACCCCCAGCAGAGGAGACCTCTCAGCCTCCACCCTCTGAGCCTAAGGGGGATGCAGCCCGTGAGGGAGAGAAACCTGATGAAAAAGAGAGTGGGGACAAGCCTGAGGCCCAG CCCAATGAGAAGGGGCAAGCAGGGCCTGAGGGTGCTGCTCCAGCTCCTGAGGAGGACAAAAAGCCGAAACCTGCCCGGAAGCAGAAAATGGTGGAGGAGATAGGTGTGGAGCTGGCTGTCTTGGACCTGCCTGACTTGCCAGAGGATGAGCTGGCCCGTTCTGTGCAGAA ACTTGAAGAACTGACCCTGCGCGACCTAGAGaagcaggagagggagaaagcTGCCAACAGCTTGGAGGCTTTCATCTTTGAGACCCAG GACAAGCTGTACCAGCCTGAGTACCAGGAAGTGTCCACTGAGGAACAGCGGGAGGAGATCTCGGGGAAACTCAGCGCCACTTCTACCTGGCTGGAGGATGAGGGATTTGGAGCCACCACTGTG ATGCTGAAGGACAAGCTGGCTGAGCTGAGAAAGCTGTGCCAAGGGCTGTTTTTTCGGGTGGAAGAACGCAGGAAATGGCCAGAGCGGCTTTCAGCTCTGGATAATCTCCTCAACCATTCCAGCATTTTCCTCAA GGGTGCCCGGCTCATCCCGGAGATGGACCAGGTCTTCACTGAAGTGGAGATGACGACATTAGAGAAAGTCATCAATGACACCTGG GCCTGGAAGAATGCAACTCTGGCCGAACAAGCCAAGCTTCCTGCCACAGAGAAGCCTGTGCTGCTTTCAAAAGACATTGAGGCCAAAATGATGGCCCTGGACCGGGAGGTACAGTATCTACTCAATAAGGCCAAGTTTACCAAGCCACGGCCACGGCCCAAAGACAAGAATGGCACCCGGGCAGAACCTCCCCTCAATGCCAGTGCTGGTGACCAAGAGGAGAAGGTCATTCCACCTGCAG GCCAGACTGAAGAGGCGAAACCCATTTTAGAACCTGACAAAGAAGAGACTG GTACGGAACCAGCAGACTCGGAGCCTCTGGAATTAGGAGGTCCTGGAGCTG GACCTGaacaggaagagcagtcagcaggACAGAAGCGGCCTTCAAAGAACGATGAACTATAA